One window from the genome of Salisaeta longa DSM 21114 encodes:
- the topA gene encoding type I DNA topoisomerase, whose protein sequence is MKRLVVVESPTKAKTIRNFLPRRGYKIEASMGHIRDLPASAKEIPKAYKDKDWARLGVKVDNGFEPLYVVSGRSKKVVQKLRKELKDADELYIATDEDREGESIGWHLMEVLNPSIPVRRMVFHEITEEAIQRALEETRDIDQHLVEAQETRRILDRLVGYTISPLLWRKIKPRLSAGRVQSVAVRILVLRERERITFVPATYWDLKAQLAKDDLAFEADMTHIGGVRLAAGKDFDRDTGRLKDDIKEGTDVLLLSDADARAWAERLQHEPWRVADRQERTRTKSPAAPFITSTLQQEANRKLGWSSRRTMSVAQKLYENGYITYMRTDATNLSEEAVQGARTAVAKRYGDDYLSDSVRTYQSADSAQEAHEAIRPAGGAMKTKEELDLRGGEAVLYDLIWKRTVATQMADAQIRYINVYFDAGAGEDTARFRASGKSIDFPGFLRAYVEGSDDPEADLADRERALPDLSVGDTAQTGGDGAAPAFRINDIEPLGHETQPPARYTEASLVKTLEEEGIGRPSTYASIIDTIQRRGYVQKAGKALAPTFTAFATNNLMERQFEQLVDVHFTAEMEDVLDQIARGAQAPTPFLRRFYQGEDGVEPRVEEGLDSIDGKEISEIQFPKQWGDYVVRVGKYGPYVEGPLETGETATASLPDDLLPGDTTQETLQEILEEANKGDQVLGIHPEHDQPVILKSGPYGPYVQLGDDEQSGKPKRVSLPPNVEPNEVTFEVGLQIIDLPRELGTHPESGDPIDASIGRYGPYVRHKRSGKKPTYASLKDHDNVLTVELERALELIEKKEAKNRPQRVLGSHPESGKDVELWNGRYGPYVKHNGTNASLKDGQTIDELTMDEAIELLNERNS, encoded by the coding sequence ATGAAGCGACTTGTCGTCGTTGAATCGCCTACCAAGGCCAAAACGATTCGTAATTTTCTGCCGCGCCGCGGGTACAAGATTGAGGCCAGCATGGGCCACATCCGCGACCTGCCGGCCTCGGCCAAAGAGATCCCCAAAGCGTACAAAGACAAAGACTGGGCGCGCCTTGGCGTAAAAGTTGACAACGGGTTCGAGCCGCTGTACGTCGTTTCGGGGCGCAGCAAAAAGGTGGTACAGAAGCTTCGGAAGGAGCTGAAGGACGCCGACGAGCTGTACATCGCCACCGATGAAGACCGCGAGGGCGAGTCGATTGGCTGGCACCTTATGGAGGTCCTCAACCCGTCCATTCCGGTGCGGCGGATGGTCTTTCACGAGATCACCGAGGAGGCCATCCAGCGGGCGCTGGAAGAGACGCGCGACATCGATCAGCACCTGGTGGAAGCGCAGGAGACGCGGCGCATCCTCGATCGGCTGGTGGGCTACACCATCTCGCCGCTGCTGTGGCGCAAAATCAAGCCACGGCTGTCCGCGGGCCGCGTGCAGAGCGTGGCGGTGCGCATCTTGGTGCTGCGCGAGCGCGAGCGCATCACCTTTGTGCCGGCGACCTACTGGGACCTGAAGGCCCAGCTCGCGAAGGACGACCTGGCCTTCGAAGCCGACATGACCCACATCGGCGGGGTGCGCCTCGCGGCAGGCAAGGACTTCGACCGCGACACCGGCCGCCTCAAGGACGACATAAAGGAAGGCACCGACGTGCTGCTGCTCAGCGACGCCGACGCCCGCGCCTGGGCCGAGCGCCTGCAGCATGAGCCGTGGCGCGTGGCCGACCGCCAGGAACGCACCCGCACCAAGTCGCCCGCGGCCCCGTTCATCACCTCTACGCTGCAGCAAGAAGCCAACCGCAAGCTGGGCTGGTCGTCGCGGCGCACCATGAGCGTCGCGCAGAAGCTCTACGAAAACGGCTACATCACGTACATGCGCACCGACGCCACCAACCTCTCGGAGGAGGCGGTGCAGGGCGCGCGCACGGCCGTGGCCAAACGGTACGGCGACGACTACCTGAGCGACAGCGTGCGTACGTACCAATCTGCAGACAGCGCGCAGGAAGCCCACGAAGCCATTCGGCCGGCCGGCGGCGCAATGAAAACAAAGGAGGAGCTGGACCTGCGCGGCGGCGAGGCCGTGCTGTACGACCTCATCTGGAAGCGCACCGTGGCCACGCAGATGGCCGACGCCCAGATCCGCTACATCAACGTTTATTTTGACGCGGGCGCCGGTGAGGACACCGCCCGCTTCCGGGCCTCCGGCAAGTCCATCGACTTTCCCGGCTTCTTGCGGGCCTACGTGGAAGGCAGCGACGACCCCGAAGCCGACCTCGCCGATCGCGAGCGGGCGCTGCCCGACCTCTCGGTGGGCGACACCGCCCAGACCGGCGGCGACGGCGCCGCCCCCGCCTTCCGCATCAACGACATTGAGCCGCTGGGCCACGAGACGCAACCGCCCGCGCGCTACACCGAAGCCTCGCTTGTGAAAACGCTAGAGGAAGAAGGCATCGGGCGCCCGTCCACGTATGCCTCTATCATTGACACCATTCAGCGCCGCGGCTACGTCCAGAAGGCCGGCAAGGCCCTCGCCCCCACCTTTACGGCGTTTGCCACCAACAACTTGATGGAGCGGCAATTTGAGCAGCTCGTGGACGTCCACTTTACCGCCGAGATGGAGGACGTGCTCGACCAGATTGCGCGGGGGGCCCAAGCGCCCACGCCGTTCCTGCGTCGCTTCTACCAGGGCGAAGACGGCGTTGAGCCGCGCGTGGAAGAAGGCCTCGACAGCATCGACGGCAAGGAAATATCCGAGATCCAGTTTCCGAAGCAATGGGGCGACTATGTCGTGCGCGTGGGCAAGTACGGCCCGTACGTCGAGGGGCCGCTGGAAACCGGCGAAACCGCCACGGCCTCCCTCCCCGACGACCTGCTGCCCGGAGACACCACCCAGGAGACGCTGCAAGAGATTCTGGAGGAGGCCAACAAGGGCGATCAGGTGCTGGGCATTCATCCGGAGCACGACCAGCCCGTCATCCTCAAAAGCGGTCCGTATGGACCCTACGTGCAACTGGGCGACGACGAGCAAAGCGGCAAGCCCAAGCGTGTGTCGCTGCCGCCCAACGTAGAGCCCAACGAGGTGACGTTTGAGGTGGGCCTGCAAATCATTGACCTGCCGCGCGAGCTGGGCACGCACCCGGAAAGCGGCGACCCGATCGACGCCTCCATTGGGCGGTACGGCCCGTATGTGCGGCACAAGCGCTCGGGCAAAAAGCCCACGTACGCCTCCCTGAAGGACCACGACAACGTGCTTACGGTGGAGCTGGAGCGAGCCCTGGAGCTCATCGAGAAAAAGGAGGCCAAAAACCGTCCGCAGCGTGTGCTGGGGTCGCATCCGGAAAGCGGGAAAGACGTGGAGCTGTGGAACGGACGCTACGGCCCGTATGTGAAGCACAACGGCACCAATGCGTCGCTAAAAGACGGCCAAACCATCGACGAACTGACGATGGATGAGGCCATCGAACTCCTGAATGAAAGAAACAGCTAA
- a CDS encoding SusD/RagB family nutrient-binding outer membrane lipoprotein, producing the protein MKRFFQRLTIAGMAALVLVLSGCDLTEMNTNPNQPTEAAPPRLLANAQATIANTYWRDYPAGFWMRYAQYLTTNQYTDGDRYTYPARRSGSNNGNWEAYYLSLNDLQEVIRINNERPEAASAYGSNNNQKAMAMILQAWTYQVMTDMWGPIPFTQALQGRTEGNFTPAYTSQPEVYTELLAMLTEASNMIDASGTALAGGDLMFGGDMSKWKWFANALKMRVAMRMSDVMPGAAETAINEAIQAGAISLGPVQAVQPFSTAPPYRNPFFENYEVDGRDDWAAPEGLVGVMNSTDDPRRAAFFTDADPSTPAPDYNGFPYGLPGGEASALFTSASFSRPGLRVRQADAPAIFMLYDEVLFIAAEAKLRGWGGAGLASLPSAQELYRDAIASSLRYWGVTDQATISNFISGLTMPTPSNYEQVLGTQKWVAQYMQGVQGWSTWRRLDFSGVLQVPKGNPGQSLFECDIAIRMSYPTDEASLNQTNLQDAISNLLGGDGASEDNQGVRLWWDTNAPVCN; encoded by the coding sequence ATGAAACGTTTTTTCCAACGTCTTACAATCGCGGGAATGGCCGCACTCGTGCTGGTACTCAGCGGGTGCGACCTGACCGAGATGAACACAAACCCTAATCAGCCGACGGAGGCCGCGCCGCCCCGTTTGCTCGCCAATGCGCAGGCCACCATTGCCAATACCTATTGGCGGGATTATCCAGCTGGTTTCTGGATGCGCTATGCACAGTACCTCACCACCAACCAGTACACGGACGGTGACCGGTATACATATCCGGCTCGTCGTTCAGGGTCTAACAACGGAAACTGGGAGGCTTATTACCTCTCGCTGAATGACCTGCAAGAAGTCATTCGGATTAACAACGAACGCCCCGAGGCTGCAAGTGCTTATGGCTCCAACAACAATCAAAAAGCCATGGCCATGATTCTGCAGGCCTGGACGTACCAGGTCATGACAGACATGTGGGGGCCAATTCCCTTCACCCAGGCCCTGCAAGGGCGCACGGAGGGCAACTTCACGCCGGCATACACAAGCCAACCCGAAGTGTATACGGAGCTGCTCGCAATGCTTACGGAGGCGAGCAACATGATCGATGCCAGCGGTACCGCCCTTGCGGGAGGTGACCTTATGTTTGGTGGCGACATGAGCAAATGGAAGTGGTTTGCAAACGCGCTGAAGATGCGTGTTGCGATGCGGATGTCCGATGTAATGCCGGGCGCTGCTGAAACGGCAATCAACGAAGCCATTCAAGCAGGCGCCATCAGCCTTGGACCGGTGCAAGCGGTACAGCCATTTAGTACTGCACCGCCATACCGCAATCCGTTCTTCGAGAACTATGAGGTTGACGGTCGTGATGACTGGGCAGCCCCCGAAGGCCTGGTGGGTGTTATGAATAGCACCGATGACCCGCGCCGTGCAGCGTTCTTCACGGATGCTGACCCTTCGACGCCTGCTCCTGACTACAATGGATTCCCGTACGGGCTGCCTGGCGGAGAGGCTTCAGCGCTCTTTACGTCCGCTAGCTTCTCGCGTCCAGGACTGCGCGTTCGTCAGGCTGACGCGCCCGCGATCTTCATGCTCTACGATGAGGTACTCTTTATCGCGGCCGAGGCTAAGCTGCGCGGATGGGGTGGGGCCGGATTGGCTTCGCTTCCCTCGGCTCAGGAGCTCTACCGCGATGCTATTGCGTCTTCGCTTCGGTACTGGGGCGTCACTGATCAGGCAACGATCAGCAACTTCATCAGCGGGTTGACGATGCCTACGCCCAGTAATTACGAGCAAGTGCTGGGTACGCAGAAGTGGGTTGCTCAGTACATGCAGGGCGTTCAAGGATGGTCAACGTGGCGCCGACTCGATTTCTCGGGCGTGCTCCAAGTTCCGAAAGGTAACCCGGGACAATCCCTCTTCGAATGCGACATCGCTATCCGTATGTCGTACCCCACAGACGAGGCTAGCCTGAACCAAACAAACCTGCAAGACGCCATTAGCAACCTGCTGGGTGGTGATGGTGCAAGTGAAGACAATCAGGGCGTTCGGCTCTGGTGGGACACGAATGCGCCGGTGTGCAACTAA
- a CDS encoding TrmH family RNA methyltransferase → MPTEEATPRHQMNRLLRRAGLPHAPDTGQLPVGDRLLSPRTVIETLRPFMRARRMERLASVVRQRTRTVIPVIEGLVNTGNVSAVMRSAEGLGYQELHVVEGNHERYKHSQRTAQGAGQWLDVHRWETPAACADALHARGYQILTLYLSDAARPLTDVDCTQPTALVVGNEKNGVTDAMRAAADGDVVIPMHGFTESFNVSVAAALALYQAQQDRLQRQGYHADLSEAAQEHLLARFCLQSVRHAARIIDRELPATSS, encoded by the coding sequence ATGCCAACGGAAGAGGCCACGCCGCGCCATCAGATGAACCGGTTGCTGCGCCGCGCCGGGTTGCCCCATGCGCCCGATACGGGCCAGCTGCCCGTGGGCGACCGGCTCCTCTCGCCACGCACCGTCATCGAGACGCTGCGTCCGTTTATGCGCGCCCGGCGGATGGAGCGGCTCGCCTCCGTCGTACGGCAGCGCACCCGCACCGTCATCCCCGTCATTGAGGGCCTTGTAAACACCGGCAACGTAAGCGCGGTGATGCGCTCGGCCGAGGGGCTGGGCTACCAGGAGCTGCATGTGGTGGAAGGCAACCACGAGCGCTACAAGCATTCGCAACGCACGGCGCAGGGGGCCGGGCAGTGGCTCGACGTGCACCGGTGGGAGACGCCCGCCGCCTGTGCCGATGCGCTACACGCCCGCGGCTATCAGATCCTTACGCTCTACCTAAGCGACGCAGCCCGCCCGCTAACGGACGTGGATTGCACCCAGCCGACGGCGCTTGTGGTGGGCAACGAAAAAAACGGCGTCACCGATGCCATGCGCGCGGCCGCCGATGGCGACGTCGTCATCCCCATGCACGGCTTCACCGAGAGCTTCAACGTATCGGTCGCCGCAGCGCTCGCGCTGTATCAGGCCCAGCAAGACCGCCTGCAGCGCCAAGGCTACCATGCCGACCTCTCGGAAGCTGCGCAAGAGCACTTGCTGGCGCGCTTTTGCCTGCAGAGCGTGCGCCACGCCGCGCGCATCATCGACCGCGAACTGCCGGCGACCTCGTCATGA
- a CDS encoding fasciclin domain-containing protein produces MNFQRYTWHTLLALLMAVSLSACDQSSQNFEYEPGNSLSIAGPAQVVVPDTTDYYVRAFTINKSYEWTVGPAPTSIVQVRRQGEFVDVGFTEKGTYTLEVSDGEYTGTVDIAAILTDPAAQASRQGFSILVNAVTSAGLATALSGGESGLAEATVFAPRDAAFLAALDANDDDALSSDELPSAGILADILSYHVVPDSVASSAITDGATAPTVFGTELGFTVGSGGAISVEGASVVRPDIPVLGGYLHAIDEVLLPETAAVDFRDQTSTAGDSVTVAGVYLPEGGFVVMHDSTALADQGAIPSVVGASDYLEPGFHKSIAIALDQDVSDGTVLGAMPHRDTNGTETYDFVTSAGMADGPYVKNGAAVLEYGTIAVP; encoded by the coding sequence ATGAACTTTCAACGCTACACGTGGCACACTCTGCTAGCGCTCTTGATGGCGGTTTCGCTATCGGCGTGCGATCAGAGTTCGCAAAACTTCGAATACGAGCCGGGCAACTCCCTCTCCATCGCGGGGCCCGCGCAAGTAGTGGTCCCAGATACTACGGATTACTACGTTCGTGCATTCACGATCAACAAAAGCTACGAGTGGACCGTCGGTCCTGCACCTACGTCCATCGTTCAAGTACGGCGCCAAGGTGAGTTTGTCGATGTTGGCTTCACTGAAAAGGGGACCTACACGCTTGAGGTAAGCGATGGCGAATACACGGGTACCGTCGATATAGCGGCGATCCTCACCGATCCGGCCGCTCAGGCCTCGCGCCAAGGGTTCAGCATTCTCGTGAATGCTGTGACATCAGCAGGATTGGCTACTGCGCTGAGTGGCGGAGAGAGCGGGCTTGCGGAAGCAACGGTATTTGCTCCGCGCGATGCTGCGTTCTTGGCAGCCCTTGACGCAAACGATGATGATGCGCTCTCAAGCGATGAGCTGCCTTCTGCGGGCATTCTAGCTGACATTCTCAGCTACCATGTGGTGCCCGATAGCGTTGCGTCTTCCGCAATCACTGACGGCGCCACGGCGCCCACAGTGTTTGGCACCGAGTTAGGCTTTACCGTCGGAAGCGGCGGCGCCATCTCCGTGGAAGGGGCCTCTGTCGTACGCCCCGATATTCCCGTTCTTGGCGGCTACCTGCATGCGATTGATGAAGTCCTGCTTCCGGAAACGGCCGCTGTTGACTTCCGGGACCAGACGTCGACAGCGGGTGACAGCGTGACGGTTGCCGGTGTGTATCTGCCTGAGGGTGGATTCGTCGTCATGCACGATAGCACAGCCCTGGCCGATCAGGGGGCCATCCCAAGCGTTGTTGGTGCCTCTGACTACCTTGAGCCGGGCTTCCATAAGAGTATCGCCATTGCGCTGGACCAGGACGTGTCTGATGGCACCGTTCTCGGTGCCATGCCGCACCGCGATACCAACGGAACCGAGACGTATGACTTTGTCACGTCGGCTGGAATGGCTGACGGTCCGTACGTCAAAAATGGCGCTGCCGTGCTGGAGTACGGAACCATTGCGGTGCCGTGA
- a CDS encoding ADP-ribosylglycohydrolase family protein has product MTANAILGALMGTAVGDALGMPIEGFSHQNVRTFYKGIKEMRADERRHDLEAGQWTDDTQFTFALARVLTQHPEDPADWPAAAAAQYVALRDEARRWGPTTTAAIDRLADGAAPGDAGDPDGATDGAAMRAAPLGVWWAVRAARRADAWAALRPVLAVTHRHPAALVAGWGQAAAVYRLAAFDDPRAPTIDSFWRPLIEDVVWAEQQLNGDARVSQRLRRLTDVLNDVPLELRDVCDGAGVAADEAWPFAVGMVVRRPHLLENTLLSGINVGGDADTTGAMMGALLGVLHGWAAFPQEWKEALEATGALEEQARAFADAVRA; this is encoded by the coding sequence ATGACTGCCAATGCCATCCTGGGTGCTCTAATGGGGACTGCCGTGGGGGACGCCCTGGGCATGCCCATCGAAGGGTTTAGCCACCAGAACGTCCGTACCTTCTACAAAGGCATCAAAGAGATGCGGGCCGACGAGCGGCGGCATGACCTGGAGGCGGGGCAGTGGACGGACGATACGCAGTTCACGTTTGCGCTGGCACGCGTCCTGACGCAGCATCCCGAGGACCCAGCGGATTGGCCTGCCGCGGCGGCCGCGCAGTATGTGGCCTTGCGCGATGAAGCGCGCCGCTGGGGCCCCACCACGACGGCCGCGATTGATCGGCTCGCTGATGGTGCTGCGCCCGGCGATGCCGGAGATCCCGACGGCGCTACCGACGGGGCGGCTATGCGTGCGGCACCGCTGGGCGTGTGGTGGGCCGTGCGCGCCGCCCGTCGTGCCGACGCCTGGGCGGCGCTCCGTCCGGTGCTCGCGGTCACCCACCGGCATCCGGCGGCGCTCGTGGCGGGGTGGGGACAGGCGGCGGCGGTCTATCGCCTCGCGGCGTTCGACGACCCCCGGGCCCCCACTATCGATTCGTTCTGGCGCCCGCTCATCGAGGATGTGGTGTGGGCGGAGCAGCAGCTCAACGGCGATGCACGCGTGTCACAGCGGCTGCGGCGTCTCACCGACGTGCTCAACGACGTGCCGCTTGAGCTGCGTGACGTGTGCGACGGGGCCGGCGTGGCGGCCGACGAGGCGTGGCCGTTTGCGGTAGGCATGGTGGTGCGGCGGCCGCACCTGCTAGAAAATACGTTGCTCTCGGGCATCAACGTGGGCGGCGATGCCGATACCACCGGCGCCATGATGGGCGCACTGCTGGGCGTGCTGCACGGCTGGGCGGCGTTTCCGCAGGAATGGAAGGAAGCGCTGGAGGCCACAGGCGCGCTGGAAGAGCAAGCGCGCGCTTTTGCGGACGCGGTGCGCGCCTAG
- a CDS encoding NHL repeat-containing protein, with product MIVLLALLLWMPPDTAVVARFDAATALATDPAGRVYVTDAATDAVHVFTPAGARLTTFGGQGRSASALSDPHDVDPTNGLEILVADAGHGRIQRYGRDGSYLGALPVGRTDPNQAAFAQQPVFDLGDAAAGPRLRGRPIAVAAAPHGATYAIDAEAGVVVQWDAQRQPTRLIGTPSSAHPLQTPVALAADRLHLYVADAGAQRVAVFDRYGTFVRIVPAAPLRGLRTVAVHNNRLWIITRRRVLRVDDDNQPVLRYRSPRPLIDAAPSPRGYWLLTARQLLHVRHP from the coding sequence ATGATTGTGCTGCTGGCGTTGCTGCTGTGGATGCCGCCCGATACCGCCGTGGTGGCTCGGTTTGACGCGGCCACCGCGCTGGCCACCGATCCCGCCGGACGCGTGTACGTCACCGATGCCGCCACCGACGCCGTGCACGTGTTCACGCCCGCCGGGGCCCGCCTTACCACCTTTGGCGGACAGGGGCGCAGCGCCTCGGCCCTCAGCGACCCGCACGATGTGGATCCGACCAACGGGCTGGAGATTCTGGTGGCCGATGCGGGCCATGGGCGCATCCAGCGCTACGGGCGCGACGGCAGCTACCTGGGCGCCCTCCCCGTAGGCCGCACCGACCCGAACCAAGCGGCCTTCGCGCAGCAGCCGGTCTTTGACCTCGGAGACGCCGCCGCAGGCCCGCGCCTTCGCGGCCGCCCCATCGCCGTCGCCGCCGCGCCCCATGGCGCCACCTACGCCATCGATGCCGAGGCGGGCGTCGTCGTGCAGTGGGATGCCCAGCGCCAGCCGACCCGCCTCATTGGCACGCCCAGCAGCGCCCATCCCCTGCAAACCCCCGTCGCGCTTGCCGCCGATCGCCTGCACCTGTACGTGGCCGATGCCGGGGCCCAGCGCGTGGCCGTCTTCGATCGCTACGGCACCTTTGTGCGCATCGTGCCCGCCGCCCCGCTGCGCGGCCTTCGCACGGTGGCCGTGCACAACAACCGCCTATGGATCATCACCCGCCGGCGTGTGCTTCGCGTCGACGACGACAACCAACCGGTGCTCCGCTACCGCAGCCCGCGCCCCCTCATCGACGCTGCCCCCAGCCCGCGCGGCTACTGGCTGCTCACCGCACGCCAACTGCTACACGTTCGTCACCCTTAA
- the murB gene encoding UDP-N-acetylmuramate dehydrogenase, with product MAAITTLFAEAFGPDRLRQQVPLAPYTTFKIGGPADYFFSARTADELATAVALVRAHDLNYHLLGLGANVLVGDGGFRGVVIHNGAQHVHVDADRQQLWAESGAIMYPDVIEAAVSHGLSGLEHYVGIPSTVGGALWQNLHFLSPPPARERTMFIGEVVHAADLLTATGARRTVDVDYFNFGYDYSILHDTDDLVLAATFQLEAGDEARMREIMAANLQWRRERHPPLDHEPSVGSIFKKIEGVGAGRLIDNCGLKGTRIGGAEVTHRHANIFVNRGGARAADVQALIAHVQEVVARETGYTLSTEIDFVGDFEAPSTEAPIRVDAPHDLVSAEERARRRA from the coding sequence ATGGCTGCCATCACCACTCTTTTTGCGGAGGCCTTCGGACCGGATCGCCTGCGGCAGCAGGTGCCCTTAGCGCCGTACACGACCTTCAAAATTGGCGGACCGGCCGACTATTTCTTCTCGGCGCGCACCGCCGACGAACTGGCGACGGCCGTGGCCCTGGTCCGCGCGCACGACCTGAACTACCACCTGCTGGGGCTTGGCGCCAACGTGCTGGTGGGCGACGGCGGCTTTCGCGGCGTCGTCATTCACAACGGGGCGCAGCATGTGCACGTGGACGCCGATCGCCAGCAACTTTGGGCCGAAAGCGGCGCCATCATGTACCCCGATGTGATTGAGGCGGCCGTGTCGCACGGCCTTTCGGGGCTAGAGCACTATGTGGGCATCCCGTCGACGGTGGGCGGCGCGCTCTGGCAGAACCTGCACTTCCTCTCGCCGCCGCCCGCGCGCGAACGAACCATGTTCATCGGGGAAGTGGTGCACGCGGCCGACCTCCTTACGGCCACCGGCGCGCGCCGCACCGTGGACGTTGACTACTTCAACTTTGGCTACGACTACTCCATCCTGCACGACACCGACGACCTCGTGCTGGCCGCTACCTTTCAACTGGAAGCGGGCGACGAGGCGCGCATGCGGGAGATCATGGCCGCGAATCTGCAGTGGCGCCGCGAGCGGCATCCCCCCCTCGACCACGAGCCGAGCGTAGGGTCGATCTTCAAAAAGATTGAGGGCGTGGGGGCCGGGCGGCTCATCGACAACTGCGGGCTGAAGGGCACACGCATTGGCGGGGCCGAAGTGACCCACCGGCACGCCAACATCTTTGTGAACCGCGGCGGGGCCCGCGCGGCCGACGTGCAGGCCCTCATTGCTCACGTGCAGGAGGTTGTGGCCCGCGAAACGGGCTATACCCTCAGCACCGAAATTGACTTTGTAGGCGACTTTGAAGCGCCCTCTACCGAGGCGCCCATCCGGGTGGACGCCCCGCACGACCTTGTCTCCGCGGAAGAACGCGCGCGGCGGCGTGCGTAG